One window of Mucilaginibacter inviolabilis genomic DNA carries:
- a CDS encoding universal stress protein: MKKLLVPTDFSPAARSAGRYALHLAQELKHGLLLCHSWLSPVETPGGAQVVCPLADDRPINDEVSTQLKAEAEKLTEKRHEIAQLFPDHFSPPLAYLAAAGELTNVLAKITEEQPVTMVVMGLSGAGNLEHLFIGSQTKNVVNQATYPVLLIPRDFTFRPIKRIAFATSLDKSDIAVVHSLAGLANIFSAEINICHVSNEKFEEGEDKFKADIFMSELCERVNCADIHYHHIKSMDVDHGLDWIYEHSQTDLVVMVHRHQGFFRRLFGVSHTQQLAKHIDLPLLVFPPGYGAAL; this comes from the coding sequence ATGAAAAAGCTACTGGTACCCACTGATTTTTCCCCCGCCGCTCGTAGTGCAGGCCGCTACGCGCTCCATTTGGCACAGGAATTAAAACATGGCCTTCTACTGTGTCACTCCTGGTTAAGCCCCGTAGAAACACCCGGAGGTGCCCAAGTGGTTTGCCCCCTCGCCGATGACAGACCGATCAATGATGAAGTTTCTACCCAGCTTAAGGCCGAAGCTGAAAAATTGACGGAAAAGCGACATGAGATCGCGCAACTTTTTCCGGATCATTTCAGCCCTCCGCTGGCCTATTTAGCTGCAGCCGGCGAGTTGACCAACGTATTAGCAAAAATTACGGAGGAACAGCCGGTAACCATGGTTGTTATGGGTTTGTCCGGTGCCGGAAATCTGGAACACTTATTTATAGGCAGCCAAACAAAAAACGTCGTTAATCAAGCCACTTATCCCGTTTTGCTTATTCCACGGGATTTTACTTTCCGTCCTATTAAGCGGATCGCATTCGCTACCAGCCTGGACAAAAGTGACATTGCCGTTGTTCATTCCTTGGCAGGCCTGGCAAACATCTTCAGCGCTGAGATTAACATATGCCACGTTTCTAACGAAAAATTTGAGGAAGGGGAAGATAAATTTAAAGCGGATATCTTTATGTCTGAGCTTTGCGAGCGGGTAAACTGTGCTGATATTCACTATCATCATATCAAAAGTATGGATGTGGATCATGGGCTTGACTGGATCTACGAACACAGCCAGACCGATCTGGTAGTTATGGTCCACCGGCACCAAGGCTTTTTTCGCCGCCTATTTGGCGTCAGCCATACCCAGCAGTTGGCCAAACATATCGACCTGCCGCTTTTGGTTTTCCCTCCCGGCTATGGCGCGGCCCTGTAA
- a CDS encoding pyridoxamine 5'-phosphate oxidase family protein, whose amino-acid sequence MLGELDQTEMEKLLREQVTGRIACHANGKTYIVPVNYGFGGSYLYGQSAEGQKIRMMRLNPAVCFEVDQIRTIFNWKSVIIQGRFEEVSDVAERERLQQGLIHRLMPLSRNPGDHPAHGITEKDSDAGTTVPLIIYKIHIEELSGRFERP is encoded by the coding sequence ATGCTGGGAGAACTCGATCAGACAGAAATGGAAAAATTGCTCAGGGAGCAAGTGACCGGAAGAATTGCCTGCCATGCCAATGGCAAGACCTATATCGTACCGGTAAATTATGGTTTCGGCGGCTCTTACCTCTATGGCCAATCAGCCGAGGGGCAAAAGATCCGGATGATGCGCCTCAACCCGGCGGTCTGTTTCGAAGTAGATCAGATCCGTACGATCTTTAACTGGAAAAGTGTGATCATTCAGGGTCGCTTTGAAGAAGTAAGTGATGTTGCTGAAAGGGAACGGCTTCAGCAGGGGTTGATCCACCGTCTGATGCCCCTGTCCAGAAACCCTGGCGATCATCCGGCACACGGGATTACCGAAAAAGATAGCGATGCAGGCACAACAGTTCCGCTCATTATTTACAAGATTCACATTGAAGAGCTATCCGGCCGTTTTGAGCGGCCCTAA
- a CDS encoding COX15/CtaA family protein: MKKKRPVDTTEANRQVSRWLALGIVMVIIQILLGGITRLTGSGLSITEWQPFLGAIPPLSQVEWEKSFALYRQIAQFKKLNGDLTLTGYQHLYFWEWLHREWARLLGMVFMLPFARLLYRRMIGKLLLWPLTGIFLIGILQGIAGWLMVKSGLNDTDIRVNHIRLAIHFLLALTLLAAMTWLYLRLRVRGVQTQSYPGLHVVTAVLLLLLLMQLTYGAFMAGTHAALFAPTWPSINGYFFPAVQLQPGQFLRQCCNDPLLIQFVHRLCAYLILFCMIIWYVLAGRTGRNYFLNRWRKWPLLLTVLQIILGITSLLYSSSANLIWYALLHQLNAIFLFVTLLIALYFSKQRSGLYELT, from the coding sequence ATGAAGAAAAAAAGACCCGTTGATACTACGGAGGCTAACCGCCAGGTCAGCCGCTGGCTGGCTCTGGGCATCGTGATGGTCATTATCCAGATCCTGTTGGGAGGTATAACCCGTCTAACGGGTTCCGGGCTGTCCATTACCGAATGGCAGCCTTTTTTGGGCGCAATACCGCCGCTCAGTCAAGTCGAATGGGAAAAAAGTTTTGCTTTATACCGACAGATCGCGCAGTTTAAGAAACTGAACGGCGATCTGACGCTTACCGGCTATCAGCACCTGTATTTCTGGGAATGGCTTCACCGGGAATGGGCGCGCTTGCTGGGTATGGTTTTTATGCTGCCCTTCGCCAGGCTGCTTTACCGCAGAATGATAGGAAAGCTATTATTATGGCCACTGACAGGTATCTTCCTGATCGGGATTTTGCAAGGCATCGCTGGTTGGCTAATGGTCAAAAGCGGCTTAAATGACACCGACATCCGGGTAAACCACATCCGGCTGGCTATACATTTCCTGCTCGCGCTGACGTTACTGGCCGCCATGACCTGGTTGTATCTTCGGCTGAGGGTCAGGGGCGTCCAAACGCAAAGTTATCCTGGATTGCATGTCGTTACGGCCGTTTTGCTGCTACTGTTACTAATGCAACTAACCTATGGTGCTTTCATGGCGGGAACACATGCAGCGTTGTTCGCGCCAACATGGCCATCGATCAATGGATATTTTTTCCCAGCCGTTCAGCTCCAGCCTGGTCAGTTTCTCAGGCAATGCTGCAATGATCCCCTGCTGATCCAGTTCGTTCACCGGCTTTGCGCGTACCTGATCTTGTTCTGCATGATCATCTGGTATGTACTGGCTGGAAGGACCGGCAGGAACTATTTCCTAAATCGTTGGAGGAAATGGCCGCTGCTGCTTACTGTGCTCCAAATCATTTTGGGAATTACTTCCCTGCTATACAGCAGTTCGGCAAACCTGATCTGGTACGCATTGCTTCACCAGTTAAACGCGATCTTTTTATTTGTTACCCTGCTCATTGCCCTGTATTTTAGCAAGCAGCGTTCAGGGCTTTATGAACTGACTTAA
- the queD gene encoding 6-carboxytetrahydropterin synthase QueD, whose translation MILRIFPMADSLHFWVEVAAMLCYQKRSMTIYKQFTFDAAHFLPNVPVGHRCRQVHGHTYHLTIYVSGTFNTEEGWVIDFKELKAVVKPLVDQLDHAMLNEIQELQNPTAENVARWFWQAIQPKIPGLSRIELKETPTSGVIYEGEDE comes from the coding sequence ATGATCCTGCGCATTTTTCCTATGGCGGATTCATTGCACTTTTGGGTTGAGGTAGCCGCCATGCTTTGCTATCAAAAACGATCTATGACCATATATAAGCAATTTACATTCGATGCCGCACATTTTCTGCCCAATGTTCCCGTGGGACACCGTTGCCGGCAAGTGCACGGCCATACTTATCATTTGACCATTTATGTGTCAGGAACATTCAACACTGAAGAAGGTTGGGTAATTGATTTCAAAGAATTAAAAGCCGTCGTTAAACCACTGGTGGATCAACTGGATCATGCCATGTTAAATGAAATACAAGAACTGCAGAACCCGACCGCAGAAAATGTGGCCCGCTGGTTCTGGCAGGCTATTCAACCAAAAATACCCGGATTGAGCCGGATCGAATTAAAGGAAACACCGACTTCGGGTGTCATTTATGAAGGAGAAGACGAATGA
- a CDS encoding universal stress protein: MKTIVIATDFSEGSKDAARYGYHLAQQVRSNVLLCHAIIIPAEIPQSGLILWQDEEYELLLDDSAAALRDFKEVLDNSLPATGFHPVISCRSQPGIMANVVKAMAATPDSELVVSGTHQGGVLSDLLLGNHASNLIDSADKPVLLVAPGTKFRPVKKIAFATEFNDPENDLKHIYQLVYWARQLNAEVLLVHICSTKNESPVLKDNIADYLVDISNNADYPNIFYRLIRNDRVDEGLEWICDHGQVDMLAMVHQPRNLFGELFAHSHTKQMAGHLQLPLLVFPGTRS; the protein is encoded by the coding sequence ATGAAAACAATTGTGATCGCCACTGATTTTTCTGAAGGGTCTAAAGATGCGGCACGCTACGGTTATCACCTGGCACAGCAGGTGCGATCAAACGTCCTGCTATGCCACGCCATCATCATACCCGCAGAGATCCCACAGTCCGGCCTGATCTTATGGCAGGATGAAGAATATGAATTGTTACTGGATGACAGTGCAGCAGCGCTGCGTGATTTCAAGGAAGTTTTGGACAACTCCTTACCGGCAACGGGTTTTCACCCCGTGATCAGCTGCAGAAGCCAGCCTGGAATCATGGCCAACGTGGTAAAGGCTATGGCAGCAACCCCCGACAGTGAACTGGTAGTCAGCGGTACCCACCAAGGAGGTGTACTCAGTGACCTGCTTTTGGGAAACCATGCCTCCAACCTGATCGACAGTGCGGACAAGCCGGTGCTCCTGGTCGCTCCCGGCACCAAATTCCGCCCCGTAAAAAAGATCGCCTTTGCTACGGAATTCAACGATCCCGAAAACGATCTTAAACATATCTACCAGTTAGTTTACTGGGCGAGACAACTCAATGCTGAGGTACTCCTCGTGCATATTTGTAGTACCAAAAACGAAAGCCCGGTTTTGAAGGATAATATTGCTGACTACCTGGTGGACATATCTAATAATGCCGATTACCCGAATATTTTTTACCGCCTGATCCGAAACGACCGGGTCGACGAAGGTCTGGAATGGATCTGCGATCACGGTCAGGTCGATATGCTGGCAATGGTGCATCAGCCACGCAATCTTTTCGGCGAATTATTCGCCCACAGTCATACCAAACAAATGGCTGGTCATCTGCAGCTGCCGCTGTTGGTATTTCCAGGGACCAGATCATAA
- a CDS encoding universal stress protein, with the protein MKTIAVLTGQDSGSRTAARYALHLAKKMKANVLLFHLAPVTASILQMQTAGEEPEMNDVKNNDLGAYALQLEQELAASSFSASRLPEISFDAAHTELVDIMTAIDAHTDIAMVVTGVPDQEELADYVLGDTCSRIIDWARIPVMVVPRGTKRMNPEKIAYAATLKEEDIQSIGELGELMESFAAELMVAHLCLVQPDKEVKNKEKELQSALHRDLNCGGVYFRSIDDSQPVRDWKWLKANKTTDIMALMLRPKVEMKSFFKRGQNSEVTYHITVPVIVMPKRP; encoded by the coding sequence ATGAAGACAATAGCCGTATTGACCGGACAAGACTCCGGCTCCCGTACAGCGGCGCGATACGCACTGCACCTGGCCAAAAAAATGAAGGCCAATGTCCTGTTATTTCATCTTGCGCCCGTAACAGCATCGATCCTGCAAATGCAGACTGCCGGAGAAGAACCGGAAATGAACGACGTTAAGAATAACGACCTGGGGGCATACGCCCTGCAACTGGAGCAGGAATTAGCAGCAAGCTCCTTTAGCGCGAGCAGGTTGCCGGAAATCAGTTTCGACGCCGCGCATACCGAACTGGTGGATATCATGACCGCCATAGATGCCCATACCGATATCGCCATGGTCGTAACCGGCGTCCCGGATCAGGAAGAACTGGCTGATTATGTTCTGGGCGATACTTGCAGCCGGATCATTGACTGGGCCAGGATACCGGTCATGGTCGTACCTCGCGGCACAAAGAGGATGAACCCGGAAAAGATCGCTTATGCCGCCACGCTCAAAGAAGAAGATATCCAGAGCATCGGAGAATTGGGCGAATTAATGGAGTCGTTCGCAGCAGAACTGATGGTCGCACATTTATGCTTAGTTCAGCCCGACAAGGAGGTAAAAAACAAGGAAAAGGAATTGCAATCAGCACTTCACCGCGACCTGAACTGCGGCGGCGTTTATTTCCGCAGTATCGATGATAGCCAGCCTGTCCGAGACTGGAAATGGCTGAAAGCGAACAAAACCACTGATATTATGGCGCTGATGCTCCGCCCAAAGGTTGAAATGAAAAGCTTTTTCAAGCGCGGCCAGAATTCCGAAGTAACCTATCACATCACCGTTCCGGTGATCGTTATGCCCAAACGCCCCTGA
- a CDS encoding DUF542 domain-containing protein: MDIPEILDITAVEDGLKGEVLLEKFGSLPLGGHLILNYDRDPKALYFLLLERAGRNFSWKLLETGPEVWQVKLGKRSDFDRRESIGAMVTNDPRKASVFKELGVDFCCGGARNLTEACEDLQLDAKMVLTMLNGELPETGLQTMDFVHWDTGFFCKYLINLHHGYVRANLPFLLEMCEKIARSYGAKYTELLEVHSLVRQMADELAENMEKEEELLFPYLIDLAYALKSGTRLSAPAQGSLNPVVYAMEAAHERIYNAFFRIRQLTGHYCAPDYVTHGFRILYKILQEFEDDLQMHLHLENNILFPAALRNENELRLRQLQVEPTIKS; the protein is encoded by the coding sequence ATGGACATACCAGAGATATTAGATATAACCGCTGTTGAAGATGGTCTGAAGGGCGAAGTGCTGTTGGAAAAATTCGGTAGCCTGCCTTTGGGTGGACATCTGATATTGAATTATGACCGGGACCCTAAAGCGCTTTATTTCCTGTTGCTCGAACGTGCCGGCCGGAATTTCAGCTGGAAACTGCTGGAAACGGGGCCGGAGGTCTGGCAAGTCAAGCTTGGCAAACGATCTGATTTTGACCGTAGGGAGAGTATTGGCGCGATGGTCACAAACGATCCCCGTAAAGCCTCCGTGTTTAAAGAATTGGGAGTAGATTTCTGCTGCGGCGGAGCCCGCAACCTTACCGAGGCTTGCGAGGACCTGCAACTGGATGCGAAGATGGTTCTGACCATGTTAAATGGTGAATTGCCGGAGACAGGCCTTCAGACTATGGACTTCGTGCATTGGGACACCGGCTTTTTCTGCAAATACCTGATCAATCTGCACCACGGTTATGTCCGGGCCAACCTGCCGTTCCTGTTGGAAATGTGTGAAAAAATAGCCCGGTCTTACGGAGCGAAATATACTGAACTCCTTGAAGTACATTCCCTGGTCAGGCAAATGGCGGATGAACTGGCCGAAAACATGGAAAAGGAAGAAGAATTACTTTTTCCTTACCTGATCGATTTAGCTTATGCGCTGAAATCAGGTACGCGGCTGTCAGCTCCCGCTCAGGGTTCACTAAATCCGGTCGTTTATGCGATGGAAGCTGCTCATGAGCGAATCTATAACGCCTTTTTTCGGATACGGCAGCTTACAGGGCATTATTGCGCTCCAGACTATGTCACGCACGGCTTCCGTATCCTCTATAAAATACTACAGGAATTCGAAGACGATTTGCAGATGCATTTGCATTTGGAAAATAATATTCTTTTTCCGGCCGCGCTCCGGAATGAAAATGAACTCCGGCTCCGGCAGCTGCAGGTTGAGCCTACTATTAAATCTTAA